A single Lolium perenne isolate Kyuss_39 chromosome 6, Kyuss_2.0, whole genome shotgun sequence DNA region contains:
- the LOC127321015 gene encoding peroxidase P7: MAVFPSVGRPRRPFLLAAAAAVAVLLHALARGADAQLSAGFYSSSCPTVHGVVRQVMSQAVLNDTRSGAAILRLFFHDCFVSGCDASLLLDDTPTTPGEKGAGPNAGGSTFGFDVIDNIKTQVEAACPGVVSCADILALATRDSVNLLGGPSWAVPLGRRDTTVPNPADAAKLPGPDSDLAGLVAAFAAKGLTPRDLTALSGAHTVGMARCVHFRTHVYCDANVSPAFASQQRQACPSSGGDASLAPLDSVTPNEFDNGYYRGLMTGAGLMRSDQELFNNGQVDSLVRLYGTNPAAFSADFAASMIRLGNVGTLTAASGEIRIDCRKLNS, encoded by the exons ATGGCCGTCTTCCCCTCCGTCGGGAGGCCCAGACGACCCTTCCTcctggcggcggcagcggccgtAGCGGTGCTGCTTCACGCGCTCGCCCGCGGCGCCGACGCTCAGCTCTCGGCGGGGTTCTACTCGTCCAGCTGCCCCACCGTGCACGGCGTCGTCCGGCAGGTCATGTCTCAGGCCGTCCTCAACGACACGCGCAGCGGCGCCGCcatcctccgcctcttcttccacGACTGCTTCGTCAGC GGCTGCGACGCCTCGCTGCTGCTCGACGACACGCCCACCACGCCCGGCGAGAAGGGCGCCGGCCCCAACGCCGGCGGCTCCACCTTCGGCTTCGACGTCATCGACAACATCAAGACGCAGGTCGAGGCCGCCTGCCCCGGCGTCGTCTCCTGCGCCGACATCCTCGCCCTCGCCACGCGCGACAGCGTCAACCTG CTCGGCGGGCCGAGCTGGGCGGTGCCGCTCGGCCGGCGCGACACGACGGTCCCCAACCCGGCCGACGCGGCGAAGCTGCCCGGCCCAGACTCCGACCTCGCCGGCCTCGTGGCCGCCTTCGCCGCCAAGGGCCTGACGCCGCGCGACCTCACCGCGCTCTCGGGCGCGCACACGGTGGGCATGGCGCGCTGCGTCCACTTCCGCACGCACGTCTACTGCGACGCCAACGTGAGCCCGGCGTTCGCGTCGCAGCAGCGCCAGGCGTGCCCGTCCTCGGGGGGCGACGCCAGCCTCGCGCCGCTCGACTCGGTCACCCCCAACGAGTTCGACAACGGCTACTACCGGGGACTCATGACCGGCGCCGGCCTCATGCGCTCCGACCAGGAGCTCTTCAACAACGGCCAGGTCGACTCGCTGGTGCGCCTCTACGGCACAAACCCCGCCGCCTTCTCCGCGGACTTCGCAGCGTCCATGATCAGGCTCGGGAACGTCGGCACGCTGACGGCGGCCAGCGGGGAGATCAGGATCGACTGCAGGAAGTTGAATTCATGA